A region of Salvia splendens isolate huo1 chromosome 17, SspV2, whole genome shotgun sequence DNA encodes the following proteins:
- the LOC121774440 gene encoding RING-H2 finger protein ATL67-like, whose amino-acid sequence MPRIIFLGVEGENESQNAVVGLDQTVINSYPKFIFFTKKSGAAADDDVCLIFLSKYRESEMLRMLPDFRHYFHVMCMDAWLKLNASCPVCRSSQLPTLLSMPLQ is encoded by the coding sequence ATGCCGCGGATCATCTTCCTCGGCGTGGAAGGCGAGAACGAGAGCCAAAATGCCGTCGTCGGCCTCGATCAGACTGTCATCAACTCCTATCCAAAATTCATCTTCTTCACGAAGAAGAGCGGCGCCGCAGCGGACGACGACGTATGCTTGATTTTCTTGTCGAAGTATAGGGAATCGGAGATGCTACGGATGCTGCCGGATTTCAGGCACTACTTCCACGTGATGTGCATGGATGCGTGGCTGAAGCTCAACGCGTCGTGCCCCGTTTGCAGGAGTTCGCAGCTCCCGACGCTGCTATCGATGCCGCTACAGTAA